One Dreissena polymorpha isolate Duluth1 chromosome 9, UMN_Dpol_1.0, whole genome shotgun sequence genomic window carries:
- the LOC127846346 gene encoding probable G-protein coupled receptor 139, translated as MLEKDLLMFDEFVIQKQIIVFGAPLLLAIGTIGNLISFYILLKNTRKASTYTYLSVLAIMDILVIYVGLLRVWLVQLGIHVEELNSVMCKLVKFLGFFCSDVSVWLIVIVTVERTIVVALPLKAPSVCNSKYAKLGITSVICIFVLLNLHFLWSMDLHYTVKNTTVTTECKAIEGYTYLVEIIWPWVDAAFYSFIPFVIIFVLNIVIIKNVINAKNARLVLRQQCSLSRPHAVKTQTHEHGEMSRRITCMLLAVSFTFLITVLPMNILIIRNSLVDNTETLKGLIRQRLLMTVAEMLMYTNHSINFFLYCATGKKFRGQFRALACSCCRNPLGLRLRRNMSQRSFNGSMPLVKINSSRTDYVNCEHFFDKGVQL; from the coding sequence ATGTTAGAAAAGGATCTTTTGATGTTTGATGAGTTTGTTATCCAGAAACAAATCATAGTGTTCGGTGCCCCTCTCCTCTTGGCGATCGGGACCATAGGAAACCTCATTTCCTTTTACATCCTGTTGAAGAACACACGTAAGGCGTCTACCTACACATATCTCAGCGTACTGGCCATAATGGATATACTGGTCATTTATGTTGGCCTGCTAAGAGTGTGGTTAGTTCAACTGGGGATACACGTCGAGGAATTAAACAGTgtgatgtgcaagctggttaaATTTCTTGGGTTCTTTTGCAGCGATGTTTCAGTTTGGCTTATCGTCATCGTCACCGTTGAAAGGACTATAGTGGTCGCTTTGCCATTGAAAGCGCCCAGTGTTTGTAACTCGAAGTACGCCAAGCTTGGAATTACGAGCGTTATATGTATATTTGTCTTATTAAATCTGCATTTTTTGTGGTCAATGGATCTTCATTATACAGTGAAAAATACAACGGTGACTACAGAGTGCAAAGCGATAGAGGGCTACACATATTTAGTGGAAATCATATGGCCATGGGTGGACGCAGCCTTTTACTCATTTATACCGTTTGTGATAATATTCGTGCTAAATATTGTAATTATTAAGAATGTGATTAACGCTAAGAACGCAAGACTCGTTTTACGTCAGCAATGTTCATTATCAAGACCACACGCAGTGAAAACTCAGACCCACGAGCATGGCGAAATGAGCAGACGTATAACCTGCATGTTGCTCGCAGTCTCGTTTACATTTCTCATTACTGTTTTGCCCATGAATATCTTGATTATTCGAAACTCATTGGTCGACAACACAGAGACGCTCAAAGGTTTAATTCGGCAGAGGCTACTTATGACCGTCGCGGAAATGCTCATGTACACGAATCACAGCATCAATTTCTTTCTGTACTGCGCTACGGGCAAAAAATTCCGAGGACAGTTTCGTGCCCTAGCTTGCTCGTGCTGTCGCAACCCGCTGGGGCTCCGGCTGCGCAGGAATATGTCACAACGATCGTTCAATGGCAGTATGCCGCTTGTGAAAATTAACTCATCAAGAACCGATTACGTAAACTGTGAACATTTCTTTGATAAAGGCGTGCAACTGTAG